One part of the Desertibacillus haloalkaliphilus genome encodes these proteins:
- the rsbW gene encoding anti-sigma B factor RsbW has protein sequence MTQIGDFVDLKVPAKPEYVGIVRLTVSGIANRIGYSYDDIEDIKIAVAEACTNVVDHAYEDSGNIAVSFHVCDDRLEIIVADKGESYDLDELRATLGPIDVDKPIGELKEGGLGLFLINTLMDKVEISEESGVVIVMTKFLHRDGVEQDVDGISTSSTSN, from the coding sequence ATGACACAGATCGGTGATTTCGTTGATTTAAAAGTTCCTGCAAAGCCTGAGTATGTAGGGATTGTCCGTTTGACTGTTTCTGGAATTGCAAACCGAATTGGCTATTCCTATGATGATATAGAAGACATTAAAATTGCTGTTGCAGAAGCATGTACGAACGTAGTTGATCATGCTTATGAGGATAGTGGAAATATAGCTGTTTCCTTTCATGTTTGCGATGATCGTTTAGAGATTATTGTTGCAGACAAGGGTGAAAGCTATGATTTAGATGAACTAAGAGCTACGTTAGGGCCGATTGATGTTGATAAGCCAATTGGTGAATTAAAAGAAGGGGGGCTAGGTCTTTTTTTAATTAATACGCTAATGGATAAAGTTGAAATTAGTGAAGAATCTGGGGTTGTTATCGTAATGACAAAGTTCCTACATAGAGATGGGGTGGAACAGGATGTCGACGGAATCTCAACGTCATCAACATCGAACTAG
- a CDS encoding STAS domain-containing protein: MNLHYKHKREDDICYLYLAGEVDAYTAPELRKQLLPLTEEEGQVVVVDLSELTYIDSTGLGIFIGALKSSHQHQSKLKLVGVRSRVKRLFTITGLDEVIDIDEERERA; the protein is encoded by the coding sequence ATGAATTTACATTACAAACATAAGCGAGAAGACGATATTTGTTATTTATACTTAGCCGGAGAAGTGGACGCATATACAGCACCTGAATTAAGGAAACAGTTATTGCCACTAACAGAAGAAGAGGGTCAAGTAGTGGTTGTTGACTTATCTGAGCTTACTTATATTGATAGTACTGGACTTGGGATTTTTATCGGTGCGCTTAAATCATCACATCAACATCAAAGTAAATTAAAGCTAGTAGGTGTAAGGAGTCGTGTGAAACGCTTATTTACGATAACAGGGTTAGATGAAGTAATAGATATCGACGAAGAAAGGGAGCGAGCATAA
- a CDS encoding PP2C family protein-serine/threonine phosphatase: MRDTYVQLHRNYKNLIRKYLLHKREQDLYQAQQFSKRMLENQISPEEMVSLHRTVIEELLPDIPDEVSDSFEFLLEVMIGYGLAYREHQSLRDRQQELEAEIDVAASMQQTLLPSRLPNDESLDIGVISVPAHKMSGDYYHYIQDENNCIGIAIADIIGKGVPAALCMSMIKYAMDSLPEQRMQPGALLENLNRVVEQNVDDSMFITMMYGSYDPRVHQFSYSGAGHEPGFYYHANNDSFEELYAKGLVLGVSRKTTFREYTKQVEAGDFIVLLSDGVTECRDGDRFIEREEITGLIRKYMDQPAQDVVEHVYKELNEMQGFKLTDDFTLMILRRKV, encoded by the coding sequence ATGAGAGATACGTACGTACAATTGCATCGTAATTATAAAAATTTAATTCGGAAATACTTACTACATAAGCGAGAACAAGATCTATATCAAGCGCAACAATTTAGCAAACGGATGCTGGAGAATCAAATATCACCAGAGGAAATGGTTAGTTTGCACCGCACGGTGATCGAAGAGTTGCTCCCTGATATACCAGACGAGGTTAGTGACTCTTTTGAGTTCTTGTTGGAAGTAATGATTGGCTATGGCTTGGCCTATCGCGAGCACCAAAGTCTTCGTGATCGCCAACAAGAGCTAGAGGCTGAGATCGATGTGGCGGCAAGTATGCAACAGACGTTGTTGCCAAGTAGGTTACCGAACGATGAATCTTTAGATATCGGTGTGATAAGTGTACCTGCTCATAAAATGAGTGGCGACTATTATCATTACATTCAAGATGAAAATAACTGTATTGGAATTGCGATTGCTGATATTATCGGTAAAGGTGTCCCAGCTGCCCTTTGTATGTCAATGATTAAATATGCTATGGATAGTTTGCCTGAGCAACGGATGCAACCAGGCGCCTTACTTGAAAACTTAAACCGGGTCGTAGAGCAAAATGTCGATGATAGCATGTTTATTACGATGATGTATGGCTCCTATGATCCACGTGTCCATCAGTTTTCTTATTCTGGAGCAGGCCATGAACCAGGTTTCTATTATCACGCAAACAATGATAGTTTTGAAGAGTTATATGCAAAAGGGCTTGTGCTCGGAGTTTCAAGAAAGACAACATTTCGTGAATATACAAAGCAAGTAGAGGCTGGAGATTTTATCGTATTACTTTCGGATGGTGTCACGGAATGTAGGGATGGGGATCGTTTTATCGAAAGGGAAGAAATCACAGGTCTTATCCGAAAATATATGGATCAACCTGCGCAAGATGTGGTTGAGCACGTTTATAAAGAGCTAAACGAAATGCAAGGCTTTAAATTAACGGATGATTTTACGCTAATGATTTTACGGAGAAAGGTTTAA
- a CDS encoding anti-sigma regulatory factor codes for MSVQSCVEVNSEWGIVAARQEGRSLAKDIGFGNVDQARITTAISELARNIYLYANQGKVCMEVVELFDKHKLKRGIKVVAADQGPGITDVRQVMEDGFTTSGGLGAGLPGVKRLMDEFSIDSKENEGTTITVVKWLR; via the coding sequence ATGAGTGTTCAGTCCTGCGTCGAGGTTAATAGTGAGTGGGGGATTGTTGCGGCAAGGCAAGAGGGGCGTAGCTTAGCTAAGGACATTGGTTTTGGAAATGTAGACCAAGCGAGAATTACGACAGCAATCTCGGAATTAGCTAGAAACATCTATTTGTATGCAAATCAAGGGAAGGTTTGTATGGAGGTTGTAGAATTATTTGATAAGCATAAACTCAAGCGAGGCATCAAGGTTGTCGCTGCTGATCAAGGACCAGGGATTACTGATGTTCGTCAAGTGATGGAGGATGGTTTTACAACTTCCGGTGGGTTAGGAGCAGGGCTACCTGGTGTGAAGCGTCTCATGGACGAATTCTCAATTGATTCAAAAGAAAATGAAGGGACAACGATTACCGTGGTTAAGTGGCTCCGTTAA